Proteins from a single region of Pelagicoccus enzymogenes:
- a CDS encoding DUF4399 domain-containing protein, giving the protein MSPNKLIVSAIAFFCLAMGASAALERQPSPEGAEAYIISPADGEVVGKTFTVRFGLKGMGVAPAGIDKANTGHHHLLINAESLPAMDTPMPMTDSLKHFGGGQTEVELTLPPGKHRLQLVLGDYLHIPHQPPVISEEITVTVK; this is encoded by the coding sequence ATGAGTCCAAATAAACTAATCGTATCTGCTATCGCATTTTTCTGCCTCGCCATGGGAGCTTCGGCCGCCCTCGAGCGCCAGCCGTCTCCGGAAGGAGCCGAGGCCTACATTATCTCGCCTGCCGATGGCGAAGTGGTGGGGAAGACCTTCACGGTTCGCTTTGGCTTGAAAGGGATGGGAGTCGCTCCTGCCGGTATCGACAAAGCGAATACGGGGCACCATCATCTTCTCATCAACGCCGAGTCGCTGCCGGCCATGGATACGCCGATGCCGATGACGGACAGCCTCAAGCATTTCGGGGGCGGACAAACCGAAGTCGAGTTGACGCTTCCTCCGGGCAAGCATCGCCTGCAGTTGGTTCTGGGCGACTACTTGCACATTCCGCATCAGCCGCCGGTGATTTCGGAAGAGATTACCGTTACGGTGAAGTAG
- a CDS encoding S41 family peptidase, whose protein sequence is MQVLALALGSEDRDFEDLRERTFEAAWSQVGASYYDASFGGLDWDAVGERYRAKLPQAASMDEVRALISEMIYQLGDSHLALISSDYDPQELIKPWAGGAAGVDACYAGSRIVFYRLDPEGAAYRAGLRDGDVLLEIDGIKVKAFKRSLEKTGQPKHVLNYSLITALLSRLRTEAGDKVDLLVRSPDGKKRSLTVVQERYQGRETEPLGRLGRMPLALEASILENGAGFLRFNLWFPAVMPEVRAFMAELPADAPGLVIDLRGNPGGMMVMAGGLAGLLLEEQATLGRTTLRSGHMNVVGFPQRRTFHGKVAILVDETSVSTSEVFAIGMQELGRARVFGQPTPGAALPSVFFALPNGDSLQIALGDFKTPQGVSLEARGVIPDEIVTISPVDLSSGKDSVLIAALNWIHQTN, encoded by the coding sequence ATGCAAGTCCTTGCTCTGGCCCTTGGGTCGGAGGATCGCGACTTCGAGGACTTGCGGGAGCGTACTTTCGAGGCGGCATGGAGCCAGGTCGGAGCCAGCTACTACGACGCGTCTTTCGGAGGGCTGGACTGGGATGCGGTGGGCGAGCGTTATCGGGCGAAGCTCCCGCAAGCGGCGAGCATGGACGAGGTGCGGGCTTTAATCTCGGAGATGATCTACCAGTTGGGGGACTCGCACTTGGCCTTGATTTCGTCGGACTACGATCCGCAGGAACTAATCAAACCTTGGGCAGGAGGGGCGGCTGGGGTGGACGCTTGTTACGCCGGTTCGCGCATCGTGTTTTACCGGCTCGATCCGGAGGGGGCGGCTTATCGCGCTGGCTTGCGGGATGGGGATGTCTTGCTGGAGATCGACGGGATCAAGGTAAAGGCGTTCAAGCGCTCCTTGGAGAAGACCGGGCAGCCGAAGCATGTCTTGAATTACAGTTTGATCACGGCATTGCTTTCCCGTCTTCGCACCGAGGCGGGCGACAAGGTCGACTTGCTCGTGCGCTCGCCGGACGGCAAGAAGCGTTCGCTCACGGTGGTGCAGGAGCGGTATCAGGGGCGTGAGACCGAGCCCTTGGGCAGGTTGGGGCGGATGCCCTTGGCGCTGGAGGCTTCGATTCTGGAAAACGGCGCGGGCTTCCTGCGGTTCAATCTTTGGTTTCCAGCCGTCATGCCGGAGGTGAGAGCCTTCATGGCCGAGCTGCCGGCGGATGCTCCAGGCTTGGTGATCGACTTGCGCGGCAATCCGGGGGGCATGATGGTGATGGCTGGTGGATTGGCAGGCTTGCTTCTGGAAGAGCAAGCGACGCTTGGACGTACGACGCTGCGTTCCGGGCACATGAACGTGGTGGGCTTCCCGCAACGCCGTACCTTCCATGGCAAGGTAGCGATCCTTGTCGACGAGACGAGCGTTTCGACGAGCGAGGTATTCGCCATCGGCATGCAGGAGCTCGGGCGGGCGAGAGTGTTTGGGCAACCGACTCCCGGGGCGGCGCTTCCTTCGGTCTTCTTTGCTTTGCCTAATGGGGACTCGCTGCAGATCGCCCTCGGAGACTTCAAGACGCCTCAGGGCGTGAGCCTGGAAGCTCGCGGAGTGATCCCTGACGAAATTGTGACGATTTCGCCGGTTGATCTTTCCTCGGGGAAGGACAGTGTTCTTATCGCAGCTCTTAACTGGATCCATCAAACCAACTGA
- a CDS encoding M48 family metallopeptidase, translating to MVAEVEGEFYEVGSSRKVAAKLSLLAFEELELCVAGERRAYQKARYIVEPPLGSLPRVVHFKEDDGDCRFETSDTAGFRELERNLSSGKLWSGVAWLEGHWKGTVASVVLLAFFCFGFFQWGLPALAKKVAHDMPQSWRVSMTDQSIASMKRFDYIAESDLSSEEQLRVQDIFSDALAMAGLQDSEYDYELRLFAGKAIGANAFAFPSGLVVATDEFVQLCETDEQIKAVFLHELAHVEEQHGIRGLVQRGGVFIVFSILVGDASSVISLAEGIPAMVMNSQYSQRFEMESDTFAAELLQESGIGAEAMEEILILLHKDVPDLPVATFLSTHPSLQERVDNLREIQAGE from the coding sequence ATGGTAGCGGAGGTCGAGGGCGAGTTTTACGAGGTTGGATCCTCGCGAAAAGTGGCGGCCAAGTTGAGCTTGCTTGCGTTCGAGGAGCTGGAGCTTTGCGTAGCAGGGGAGCGTCGGGCGTATCAAAAGGCTCGATACATCGTCGAGCCGCCGCTCGGGTCATTGCCGCGAGTGGTTCATTTCAAGGAGGATGACGGAGACTGCCGTTTCGAGACTTCGGACACGGCGGGCTTTCGCGAGCTGGAGCGTAACCTGTCCTCGGGCAAGCTTTGGTCGGGAGTCGCCTGGTTGGAAGGGCATTGGAAAGGTACGGTGGCGAGCGTGGTGCTGCTGGCTTTTTTTTGTTTCGGCTTTTTTCAGTGGGGCTTGCCGGCGCTTGCCAAAAAGGTGGCCCATGACATGCCGCAGTCTTGGCGGGTATCCATGACGGACCAGAGCATCGCCTCGATGAAGCGTTTCGATTACATCGCTGAGAGCGACCTTTCTTCCGAGGAGCAGTTGCGAGTGCAGGACATCTTCAGCGATGCCCTCGCTATGGCCGGACTGCAGGATTCGGAGTATGACTATGAGCTGCGGCTCTTTGCGGGAAAGGCGATCGGGGCCAATGCTTTCGCGTTTCCCTCGGGCTTGGTGGTAGCGACGGACGAGTTTGTGCAGTTGTGCGAAACGGATGAGCAGATCAAGGCGGTTTTCCTGCACGAATTGGCTCACGTGGAGGAGCAGCACGGAATTCGCGGCTTGGTGCAGCGCGGCGGAGTTTTCATCGTGTTTTCGATTCTAGTTGGGGATGCCAGCTCGGTGATTTCATTGGCGGAAGGCATTCCTGCCATGGTTATGAATTCCCAATACTCACAACGCTTCGAGATGGAGTCGGACACCTTTGCGGCGGAGCTATTGCAGGAGTCGGGGATCGGTGCTGAGGCGATGGAAGAGATTCTGATCCTGTTGCATAAGGACGTTCCGGACCTGCCGGTCGCCACGTTTCTCTCGACTCACCCCAGCTTGCAGGAGCGGGTGGACAACTTGCGCGAGATCCAGGCTGGGGAATAA
- a CDS encoding GNAT family N-acetyltransferase, translating into MTHARPTETLPPSIIETERLILRTPRLEDAFALHELAAADPFFAHATVGPANSTLEAACTAIIRMLEDRRSGTGSWWIVIHKDTGHAIGITGFSARHSGHGPINALASSELGRGYAQEIVGALLNITAPLPSHQHSFETEPTHAEEPAPPTRWYWQSKPSRPARPGKLRCA; encoded by the coding sequence ATGACACACGCAAGACCAACAGAGACGCTTCCCCCCTCTATCATCGAGACGGAACGACTCATCTTGAGAACCCCGCGCCTCGAAGACGCGTTCGCCCTGCACGAGCTCGCTGCAGCCGATCCCTTCTTCGCCCATGCGACCGTCGGTCCTGCCAACAGTACGCTCGAGGCAGCCTGCACCGCCATCATTCGCATGCTGGAAGACCGCCGCAGCGGCACCGGAAGCTGGTGGATCGTCATCCACAAGGACACCGGCCACGCCATCGGCATCACCGGCTTCAGCGCCCGCCACTCGGGACACGGCCCCATCAACGCGCTCGCATCCAGCGAGCTCGGACGCGGCTACGCCCAAGAGATCGTCGGCGCCCTGCTCAACATCACGGCGCCGCTTCCCAGCCACCAGCATTCCTTCGAAACCGAGCCCACTCACGCAGAAGAGCCCGCACCGCCAACCCGCTGGTACTGGCAAAGCAAGCCCAGCCGCCCGGCTCGTCCCGGCAAACTCCGCTGCGCCTAA
- a CDS encoding YjgN family protein, with protein sequence MNESPAPFEGEPSLAAPAAVANIDYPFSFTGQTGEYFRIWIVNMLLTLVTLGFYTPWARVRTRRYFHANTHLDGHAFDYLAKPINILWGYLIVLFIVGGYYAAGFFNPMFTIPFFLIYVFAGPWVVYKAMRFKAHNTSYRNVRFQFSGTVGDAYVIYLAMALLIPFTAGLIIPYWIMKQKEYFYKNLSFGGRKFDFTPQAGEYYVTYIVAAVITVGIYGLVIFGAMMTVFAGAGLGAAEGGEPPDAAVFGFLFALYLPMIFGMVFVQIYVYVSLFNYNLGRLLVQQTAFKSSLKVGRFYWISLTNIFATVFSLGLLAPWAAIRKTRYLAESVELNHPETGFGEFVVQAGEDQSSIGDAAADMFELDIGW encoded by the coding sequence ATGAACGAATCCCCAGCTCCTTTTGAAGGCGAACCCTCTCTTGCTGCTCCCGCTGCGGTCGCCAATATTGACTATCCCTTCAGCTTCACCGGCCAAACGGGGGAGTACTTTCGTATTTGGATTGTGAATATGCTTCTGACGCTGGTGACCCTCGGCTTCTACACGCCATGGGCTCGAGTGCGTACGCGGCGATACTTCCACGCGAACACCCATTTGGACGGGCATGCTTTCGACTACTTGGCGAAGCCGATCAACATTTTGTGGGGATACTTGATCGTGCTCTTCATCGTCGGCGGCTATTATGCAGCTGGCTTCTTCAACCCCATGTTCACTATTCCGTTTTTCCTGATCTATGTTTTTGCAGGACCTTGGGTGGTCTACAAGGCCATGCGATTCAAGGCTCACAACACGAGCTACCGCAACGTGCGTTTCCAGTTCAGCGGTACGGTGGGCGACGCCTATGTGATCTATTTGGCGATGGCTCTGCTTATTCCGTTCACCGCTGGCTTGATCATCCCTTATTGGATCATGAAGCAAAAGGAATACTTCTATAAGAACCTGAGCTTCGGCGGCCGGAAGTTCGATTTCACGCCGCAAGCGGGCGAGTACTACGTGACCTACATCGTGGCGGCGGTGATCACGGTTGGAATCTATGGGCTCGTTATCTTTGGGGCGATGATGACTGTATTTGCCGGAGCTGGCTTAGGGGCTGCCGAAGGTGGCGAGCCGCCGGACGCTGCGGTGTTTGGCTTCCTGTTTGCCCTCTACCTTCCGATGATTTTCGGAATGGTCTTCGTGCAGATCTACGTTTACGTATCGCTTTTCAACTACAACTTGGGGCGGCTTCTCGTGCAGCAGACTGCCTTCAAATCTTCCTTGAAGGTGGGCAGGTTCTACTGGATTTCATTGACCAATATTTTTGCGACCGTCTTCAGCTTGGGATTGCTCGCTCCTTGGGCTGCTATCCGCAAGACGCGCTACTTGGCGGAGTCGGTTGAGCTGAACCACCCAGAAACGGGCTTCGGTGAATTCGTGGTCCAAGCAGGCGAGGACCAGTCCTCCATTGGCGATGCGGCTGCGGACATGTTTGAACTCGATATCGGATGGTAG